In Gossypium arboreum isolate Shixiya-1 chromosome 5, ASM2569848v2, whole genome shotgun sequence, a single genomic region encodes these proteins:
- the LOC108451330 gene encoding uncharacterized mitochondrial protein AtMg00310-like yields MIPWKTLCKPKDMGGLGIRYVQLFNLALLGHQVWRLINNKNSLCFKVFSSKYFPDGNNFHAKKVDKASFTCSSIAAATEALKAGFGWQIGNGEKINTPADNWGTEGLNGDVIRSNILNLNEMCVKDLWHEERRS; encoded by the coding sequence ATGATTCCTTGGAAGACTTTGTGTAAACCAAAGGACATGGGAGGCCTTGGAATTAGATACGTTCAACTCTTCAACCTTGCTCTCTTAGGGCATCAAGTGTGGAGACTAATAAACAACAAAAACTCTCTCTGTTTCAAAGTCTTTTCTTCAAAATATTTCCCTGATGGCaacaattttcatgcaaaaaaggTGGACAAAGCTTCTTTTACCTGTTCAAGCATTGCGGCAGCAACGGAAGCTCTTAAAGCCGGATTTGGGTGGCAGATTGGAAATGGCGAGAAGATTAATACTCCAGCTGACAATTGGGGAACGGAAGGACTTAATGGCGATGTTATTAGAAGCAACATCCTCAACCTAAATGAGATGTGTGTGAAAGATCTTTGGCATGAGGAGAGGAGAAGCTAG